The Lonchura striata isolate bLonStr1 chromosome 5, bLonStr1.mat, whole genome shotgun sequence genome window below encodes:
- the SMCO3 gene encoding single-pass membrane and coiled-coil domain-containing protein 3: MALSDLLYPDNPKRKQELVHLHQELLDSMSTNFHATNELVGVLNEHLSCTITPIEMQESSTVKENCEIIIQVMNEIQHQVQKIDSDMKDKLEPVLYQKLYDIKEPELEKIAIAQRVFSIIFGEATSTAAMVAIKLLGSNHLTLTVSKLIGLLAQIGASVLGGVSITIIGLGLEMILHAILGAVERSQLLTAVRSYEKHLAEFKAASEKYQRAIHEVTSLVRQQVQ, encoded by the coding sequence ATGGCATTGAGTGACCTCCTTTACCCAGATAATcccaaaagaaagcaagaacTGGTCCATCTGCATCAGGAATTGCTTGACAGTATGTCTACAAATTTCCATGCAACAAACGAACTGGTTGGAGTGCTGAATGAACACCTGAGCTGTACTATTACCCCCATTGAGATGCAAGAGAGCAGTACAGTCAAGGAAAACTGTGAGATTATCATTCAAGTGATGAATGAGATTCAGCATCAGGTGCAGAAGATTGATAGTGACATGAAGGACAAGCTCGAGCCAGTGCTGTACCAGAAACTATATGATATCAAAGAGCCTGAGCTGGAGAAAATTGCAATAGCCCAGAGagttttttccattatttttggAGAAGCAACTTCAACAGCTGCAATGGTAGCTATCAAACTTCTTGGCTCCAATCATTTAACTCTCACTGTGAGCAAGCTCATTGGTCTCCTTGCACAGATTGGGGCATCTGTTCTTGGGGGAGTTAGTATTACCATTATTGGGCTTGGCCTTGAGATGATTCTCCATGCCATCCTGGGAGCTGTGGAGAGGAGTCAGCTTCTGACAGCTGTGAGAAGCTACGAGAAGCACCTGGCTGAGTTTAAAGCAGCCTCAGAAAAGTACCAGCGTGCCATACATGAAGTGACTTCTTTGGTGAGACAGCAAGTTCAGTAA